Proteins encoded within one genomic window of Halorussus salilacus:
- a CDS encoding chemotaxis protein CheD: protein MTAEPPPRTDGPPERIRVGVAELAVASGDTRLTTSGLGSCVAVAVADPDAGVAGLAHVMLPTADRDDLAKPAKSVDRGVERLVAAVESEGADPDRLEAKLAGGSRMLDFSGVGEGVGQRNVARAREALADRDVPVVAEDVGGSHGRSISVDPGTWTLAVASAHEGGREL, encoded by the coding sequence ATGACCGCCGAACCACCTCCCCGCACCGACGGCCCGCCCGAGCGGATTCGGGTCGGCGTAGCGGAGCTTGCGGTCGCCAGCGGCGACACCCGACTCACGACCAGCGGTCTGGGTTCGTGCGTCGCGGTCGCGGTCGCCGACCCCGACGCCGGGGTCGCGGGGCTGGCCCACGTCATGCTCCCGACCGCCGACCGCGACGACCTCGCCAAGCCCGCGAAGTCGGTCGACCGCGGCGTCGAGCGACTGGTGGCAGCGGTCGAGTCAGAGGGGGCCGACCCCGACCGGCTCGAAGCCAAGCTCGCGGGCGGGAGCCGGATGCTCGACTTCTCCGGCGTCGGGGAGGGGGTCGGCCAGCGGAACGTCGCCCGCGCCCGCGAGGCGCTGGCCGACCGCGACGTGCCGGTCGTCGCCGAAGACGTTGGCGGGAGCCACGGCCGGTCCATTTCGGTCGACCCGGGGACGTGGACGCTCGCGGTCGCCAGCGCACACGAGGGAGGTCGAGAGCTGTGA
- a CDS encoding chemotaxis protein CheC has translation MRVDIESLGTFSRTAHEGAERAARNLTGMTGIETAVDVTGVSLCSADALARDDRERIGVVVEFEGAVTGQSVLSFPPEGVETLLDALLPGAELRDSAIREVGNVVTSGFVDAWADHLETTIDLSPPSRIDGTPADLFDAVGFERDRAVVFRSRASAVGERLDFEFHMFPDPDSLAAMLADGGGEIPVEKLTALREVARAGARTASESVSAMTGIDTTVDVSHLSFVPIEDVPAELSGREHVGVVLEFEGAPGGYMMILFDEPSAREVVAALVPGVEEVESFDGMNRSAIQEIGNVMTSSFVDGWANVLDATIDISTPQFVHDMGRAVADSVVARLGQRQSFAFLFDATLRADDRSFDCQLYAIPDETELRSVLADLDPDATAERTTKAGSL, from the coding sequence ATGAGAGTCGACATCGAGTCCCTCGGCACCTTCAGCAGGACCGCCCACGAGGGTGCCGAGCGCGCCGCCCGGAACCTCACCGGCATGACAGGCATCGAGACCGCGGTGGACGTGACCGGCGTCTCGCTCTGCTCGGCCGACGCGCTCGCCCGCGACGACCGCGAGCGCATCGGCGTCGTCGTCGAGTTCGAGGGAGCGGTCACCGGCCAGAGCGTCCTCTCGTTCCCGCCGGAGGGCGTCGAGACGTTGCTCGACGCCCTCCTCCCGGGCGCGGAGTTGCGCGACAGCGCGATCCGGGAGGTCGGCAACGTGGTCACCAGCGGGTTCGTCGACGCGTGGGCCGACCACCTCGAAACCACCATCGACCTCTCGCCGCCGAGTCGGATCGACGGGACTCCCGCCGACCTGTTCGACGCGGTGGGGTTCGAGCGCGACCGCGCGGTCGTGTTCCGGAGCAGGGCCAGCGCGGTCGGCGAGCGACTCGACTTCGAGTTCCACATGTTCCCCGACCCCGACTCGCTGGCGGCGATGCTCGCCGACGGCGGCGGCGAGATTCCGGTCGAGAAGCTGACCGCGCTCCGGGAGGTCGCGCGGGCTGGCGCGAGGACCGCCTCCGAGAGCGTCTCGGCGATGACCGGCATCGACACGACCGTGGACGTCTCTCACCTGAGTTTCGTCCCGATAGAGGACGTGCCCGCCGAACTGAGCGGCCGCGAGCACGTCGGGGTCGTCCTCGAATTCGAGGGCGCGCCCGGCGGCTACATGATGATACTGTTCGACGAGCCGTCGGCCCGCGAGGTGGTCGCGGCGCTGGTACCGGGCGTCGAAGAGGTCGAATCGTTCGACGGGATGAACCGGTCGGCCATACAGGAGATCGGGAACGTGATGACCAGCAGTTTCGTGGACGGCTGGGCGAACGTGCTGGACGCCACCATCGACATCTCGACGCCCCAGTTCGTCCACGACATGGGCCGGGCGGTCGCCGACTCGGTGGTCGCGCGCCTCGGCCAGCGCCAGTCGTTCGCGTTCCTGTTCGACGCCACCCTCCGGGCCGACGACCGGTCGTTCGACTGCCAGCTCTACGCGATTCCCGACGAGACCGAGCTCCGGTCGGTCCTCGCCGACCTCGACCCGGACGCAACGGCCGAACGGACGACCAAGGCGGGTTCACTGTGA
- a CDS encoding chemotaxis protein CheC, translated as MSRGDTENLKVDIRKLNIFNQMAKEGANTVAAHLNQMTGMETEMEITKINFLDIEDIKTHVGHDKQVGIHIQLTEPPHGYILFLFSARSAKALASGMLPGDSGGSSNGFSDMEKSAVQEIGNIMTSGFIDGWANVLNTTIDISTPKFTYGAGSRMVENLVGTRSDEMALVFDSRVHAREADVEVKVYTFPELAELVGLMKQIEI; from the coding sequence ATGAGCCGAGGTGACACTGAAAACTTGAAAGTAGACATTCGCAAGCTGAACATCTTCAATCAGATGGCCAAGGAGGGCGCGAACACGGTCGCGGCCCACCTCAATCAGATGACTGGGATGGAGACCGAGATGGAGATCACGAAGATAAACTTCCTCGACATCGAGGACATCAAGACCCATGTGGGCCACGACAAGCAGGTCGGCATCCACATCCAGCTGACCGAGCCGCCCCACGGGTACATCCTCTTCCTGTTCAGCGCCCGGAGCGCGAAGGCGCTGGCGTCGGGGATGCTCCCGGGCGACTCCGGGGGCTCCTCGAACGGCTTCTCGGACATGGAGAAGTCGGCGGTCCAGGAGATCGGCAACATCATGACCAGCGGCTTCATCGACGGGTGGGCGAACGTCCTGAACACGACCATCGACATCTCGACCCCCAAGTTCACCTACGGCGCGGGCTCGCGGATGGTCGAGAACCTCGTGGGAACCCGGTCCGACGAGATGGCCCTCGTGTTCGATTCCCGCGTTCACGCGCGCGAGGCCGACGTGGAGGTCAAGGTGTACACCTTCCCCGAGTTGGCGGAACTGGTCGGACTGATGAAACAGATCGAGATATGA
- the cheA gene encoding chemotaxis protein CheA — translation MEDYLQEFIRESEENITELNNSLLALEDDPGDEAAMDSIFRTAHTLKGNFGAMGFQDASDLAHAIEDLLDEVRQGRMEVSSEMMDLVFAGVDEIDRALDQIDETGESDIEPDDIVADIRDAIQRGETGGESAGDETPGDEASGAEETGGDGSADDSSSADPVEDALTALDDPATLADADGEVFHVAVDMGDPQMKGVDGMFALEGLSSDLDLLATVPDVDAVNDGEYDDGFDAFVTAETADEVEAAVGSVGKIESGTVSAVTDDDIAAAAEAAAAAGDESPTEDAAADSAAADEEATGGSDDDAGESAADTATASDSSTASDSSSRSRSTGGDETIEEIQSVRVDVDQLDDLHGQVEQLVTSRIKLRRSIEQAELSNAEDHLDELDKITGSLQDTVMDMRLVPLKKVVDKFPRLVRDLSREQDKDIDFQMEGTDIELDRTILDEISDPLMHLLRNAVDHGIEDPDEREAAGKPREGTVRLRGSRSRDRVTIEVEDDGGGIDPDGIRSKAVEKGVLTREEADELDDQEAQELIFHAGFSTTDEVTDVSGRGVGMDVVNDTVSRLDGVIDVDSTPGEGTTISLSLPVTVAIVKMLFVESGDEEYGIPIKNVDEIRRMGEVKTVEGEEVITHDDTVYPLVRLGDALNVPGETKNGDGMLVRVKESERQVAIHCDAVSRQEEVVVKPFEGILSGIPGLSGAAVLGEGDVVTILDVETL, via the coding sequence ATGGAAGACTACCTACAGGAGTTCATACGAGAGAGCGAAGAGAACATCACCGAGTTGAACAACTCCCTGCTCGCGCTCGAAGACGACCCGGGCGACGAGGCCGCGATGGACTCCATATTCCGGACGGCCCACACGCTCAAGGGCAACTTCGGTGCGATGGGCTTTCAGGACGCGAGCGACCTCGCCCACGCCATCGAGGACCTGCTCGACGAGGTCCGACAGGGCCGGATGGAAGTGAGTTCGGAGATGATGGACCTCGTGTTCGCGGGCGTCGACGAGATCGACCGCGCGCTCGACCAGATAGACGAGACGGGCGAGTCGGACATCGAACCCGACGACATCGTCGCCGACATCCGCGACGCCATCCAGCGCGGCGAAACCGGCGGCGAATCGGCGGGCGACGAGACGCCCGGCGACGAGGCGAGCGGGGCCGAGGAGACAGGTGGCGACGGGTCGGCCGACGACTCGTCGTCGGCCGACCCGGTCGAGGACGCCCTCACGGCCCTCGACGACCCCGCTACGCTGGCCGACGCCGACGGCGAGGTGTTCCACGTCGCCGTCGACATGGGCGACCCCCAGATGAAGGGCGTCGACGGGATGTTCGCGCTGGAGGGGCTGAGTAGCGACCTCGACCTGCTCGCCACGGTCCCTGACGTGGACGCCGTCAACGATGGCGAGTACGACGACGGCTTCGACGCGTTCGTCACGGCCGAGACCGCAGACGAGGTCGAGGCGGCCGTGGGTTCGGTCGGTAAAATCGAGTCCGGAACCGTCTCGGCGGTCACCGACGACGACATCGCGGCGGCCGCGGAGGCCGCGGCCGCCGCTGGCGACGAGTCCCCGACCGAGGACGCGGCGGCCGATTCGGCCGCCGCGGACGAAGAGGCGACCGGCGGTTCGGACGACGACGCAGGCGAATCAGCGGCCGACACCGCGACCGCAAGCGACTCCTCGACCGCGAGCGACTCGTCGAGTCGCTCGCGGTCGACGGGCGGCGACGAGACCATCGAAGAGATTCAGTCGGTCCGGGTGGACGTAGACCAGCTCGACGACCTCCACGGACAGGTCGAACAGCTCGTCACGAGCCGCATCAAGCTCCGGCGGTCCATCGAGCAGGCCGAGCTGTCGAACGCCGAGGACCACCTCGACGAACTCGACAAGATAACGGGGAGTCTTCAGGACACCGTGATGGACATGCGGCTGGTGCCGCTCAAGAAGGTGGTCGATAAGTTCCCGCGGCTGGTCCGTGACCTCTCGCGCGAGCAGGACAAGGACATCGACTTCCAGATGGAGGGGACCGACATCGAGCTGGACCGCACCATCCTCGACGAGATCAGCGACCCGCTGATGCACCTTCTCCGGAACGCGGTCGACCACGGCATCGAGGACCCAGACGAGCGTGAAGCCGCGGGCAAGCCCCGCGAGGGGACAGTCCGGCTTCGCGGGTCGCGCTCGCGCGACCGCGTGACCATCGAGGTCGAGGACGACGGCGGGGGCATCGACCCCGACGGCATCCGGTCGAAGGCGGTCGAGAAGGGCGTGCTGACCCGCGAGGAGGCCGACGAACTCGACGACCAGGAGGCCCAAGAGCTCATCTTCCACGCGGGCTTCTCGACCACCGACGAGGTGACCGACGTGAGCGGCCGCGGGGTCGGGATGGACGTGGTCAACGACACCGTCTCCCGGCTCGACGGCGTCATCGACGTCGACAGCACGCCCGGCGAGGGGACGACCATCAGCCTCTCGCTCCCGGTCACGGTCGCCATCGTGAAGATGCTGTTCGTGGAGTCGGGCGACGAGGAGTACGGCATTCCCATCAAGAACGTCGACGAGATTCGGCGGATGGGCGAGGTCAAAACCGTCGAGGGCGAGGAGGTAATCACCCACGACGACACGGTGTATCCGCTGGTCCGGCTCGGGGACGCGCTGAACGTCCCGGGCGAGACCAAGAACGGCGACGGGATGCTGGTCCGGGTCAAGGAGTCCGAGCGACAGGTCGCCATCCATTGCGACGCGGTGAGCCGACAGGAAGAGGTCGTCGTCAAACCGTTCGAGGGCATCCTCAGCGGCATCCCCGGGCTCTCGGGGGCCGCGGTCCTCGGCGAGGGCGACGTGGTGACGATTCTGGACGTGGAGACACTATGA
- the cheB gene encoding chemotaxis-specific protein-glutamate methyltransferase CheB — protein sequence MTQAVVVDDSHFMRTVISDILESDGIEVVEQAADGEAGVAAVETHDPDVVTMDVEMPRMNGIEAVEEIMATNPTPVLMLSAHTDEGAEATFEALEKGAVDFLAKPGGEVSTEISAHREALVEKVRSATRADPSSVGDVETDDEAIEADHEYVANPTLVVGASTGGPRVVEKVLSDLPREADLRVLVVQHMPDGFTERFAARLDRRSEYDVAEAEDGMRIGGGEAVVAKGDYHMEVAGYGNGRLRLRLQQDEQRHGVRPAIDTTMETAAEKVDGPLTGVVLTGMGSDGAAGIEAIKAVDGATLAQNEETCSVFGIPARAIETGCVDRVLPAEEMGKAILDTIRENG from the coding sequence ATGACGCAGGCAGTCGTCGTCGACGACTCTCACTTCATGCGGACCGTCATCTCCGACATCCTCGAATCCGACGGCATCGAGGTGGTCGAGCAGGCCGCCGACGGCGAGGCGGGCGTGGCCGCGGTCGAGACCCACGACCCCGACGTGGTCACGATGGACGTAGAGATGCCCCGCATGAACGGCATCGAGGCCGTCGAGGAGATCATGGCGACGAACCCGACCCCCGTGCTGATGCTGTCTGCCCACACCGACGAGGGCGCGGAGGCGACCTTCGAGGCGCTGGAGAAGGGCGCGGTCGACTTCCTCGCCAAGCCGGGCGGGGAGGTCTCGACCGAGATATCCGCCCACCGCGAGGCGCTGGTCGAGAAGGTCCGGTCGGCCACGCGGGCCGACCCCTCGTCGGTCGGCGACGTCGAGACCGACGACGAGGCTATCGAGGCCGACCACGAGTACGTCGCGAACCCGACGCTCGTGGTCGGGGCCTCGACCGGCGGCCCGAGAGTGGTCGAGAAGGTCCTCTCGGACCTGCCCCGGGAGGCCGACCTCCGGGTGCTGGTCGTCCAGCACATGCCCGACGGCTTCACCGAGCGGTTCGCCGCCCGCCTCGACCGCCGCAGCGAGTACGACGTGGCGGAGGCCGAGGACGGGATGCGCATCGGCGGCGGCGAGGCGGTCGTCGCGAAGGGCGACTATCACATGGAGGTCGCCGGATACGGCAACGGTCGACTTCGCCTGCGCCTCCAGCAGGACGAACAGCGCCACGGCGTGCGCCCCGCCATCGACACCACGATGGAGACCGCGGCCGAGAAGGTCGACGGCCCGCTGACCGGCGTGGTCCTCACCGGCATGGGTAGCGACGGCGCGGCTGGCATCGAGGCCATCAAGGCCGTCGACGGCGCGACGCTCGCCCAGAACGAAGAGACCTGCTCGGTGTTCGGCATCCCGGCCCGCGCAATCGAGACGGGCTGTGTCGACCGGGTCCTCCCCGCCGAGGAGATGGGCAAGGCGATACTCGACACGATCCGAGAGAACGGGTGA
- the cheY gene encoding chemotaxis protein CheY, which translates to MAKNVLIVDDSEFMRNLLREILEEEFEIAGEAENGVEAIELYEEHSPDLVMMDIVMPIRDGIEATSEIKESNPNSNIIMCTSIGQEEKMKAAIKAGADGYITKPFQKPSVMDAIEDVVSA; encoded by the coding sequence ATGGCAAAGAACGTGCTGATCGTCGACGATTCGGAGTTTATGCGGAATCTGCTTCGGGAGATCCTCGAAGAGGAGTTCGAGATCGCGGGCGAGGCCGAGAACGGGGTGGAGGCCATCGAACTCTACGAGGAACACAGCCCCGACCTCGTGATGATGGACATCGTGATGCCCATCCGGGACGGCATCGAGGCGACCTCCGAGATCAAGGAGAGCAACCCCAACTCGAACATCATCATGTGTACCAGCATCGGACAGGAGGAGAAGATGAAGGCCGCCATCAAGGCGGGTGCCGACGGCTACATCACCAAACCCTTCCAGAAACCCAGCGTGATGGACGCCATCGAGGACGTCGTCTCAGCATGA
- a CDS encoding chemotaxis protein CheW, giving the protein MEAQETDPTASDAPGDDEEALPVEAHDVETRQVVEFRLGEDYCAVDIDEVDGIVEIKKVTRIPRTPDPIDGVMDLRGETTAIIDPREFLGVEGEAPDTDDQNVLVLDRADDKQKIGIRVDEVLEVATYAEDRIDTDDDISNLETRGIEERVSRGIIRKPQAEDEVEGDALDLVVWVDIDAVIDQLK; this is encoded by the coding sequence ATGGAGGCACAGGAGACAGACCCGACCGCCAGCGACGCTCCGGGCGACGACGAGGAGGCGCTCCCGGTAGAGGCCCACGACGTGGAGACCCGACAGGTCGTGGAGTTCCGCCTCGGCGAGGACTACTGCGCGGTCGACATCGACGAGGTCGACGGCATCGTCGAAATAAAGAAGGTGACTCGCATCCCCCGGACGCCCGACCCCATCGACGGCGTGATGGACCTCCGCGGGGAGACCACCGCCATCATCGACCCCCGGGAGTTCCTCGGCGTCGAGGGCGAGGCCCCCGACACCGACGACCAGAACGTCCTCGTGCTCGACCGGGCCGACGACAAGCAGAAGATCGGCATCCGGGTGGACGAGGTGCTCGAAGTCGCCACCTACGCCGAGGACCGCATCGACACCGACGACGACATCTCGAACCTCGAAACCAGAGGTATCGAGGAGCGCGTCTCGCGAGGCATCATCCGGAAGCCCCAAGCCGAGGACGAGGTCGAGGGCGACGCCCTCGACCTCGTCGTCTGGGTGGACATCGACGCGGTCATCGACCAATTGAAATGA
- a CDS encoding DUF7500 family protein — MCPMPDGGRDADERSALSPDDLDIEEQDKVVALDQGRYVIGTDERPSVPESDADGGAAGDGEATASGEAAARAGGERGESARGGPADSAEIKRWLEDDLRGTSARYGFHISAKSEDAVGHQQMFSDDVGTVFDSLLRWYAQQLTTETAVEDVLGILLTESNVRVRYSPSCLQAILEAYDLDPDDTIADLFEAVQDDRGMVFPPENV, encoded by the coding sequence ATGTGTCCGATGCCGGACGGCGGCCGGGACGCCGACGAGCGGTCGGCGCTGTCCCCGGACGACCTCGACATCGAGGAGCAGGACAAGGTCGTCGCGCTCGACCAGGGGCGGTACGTCATCGGAACCGACGAGCGTCCGTCGGTCCCGGAGTCGGACGCCGACGGCGGTGCGGCCGGGGACGGTGAGGCGACCGCGAGCGGCGAAGCGGCCGCGAGGGCCGGCGGCGAACGGGGCGAAAGCGCTCGCGGGGGCCCCGCGGATTCGGCCGAAATCAAACGATGGCTGGAGGACGACCTCCGAGGGACCAGCGCCCGGTACGGCTTCCACATCTCCGCGAAGTCCGAGGACGCGGTCGGCCACCAGCAGATGTTCTCCGACGACGTGGGGACGGTCTTCGACAGCCTCCTGCGGTGGTACGCCCAGCAGTTGACCACCGAGACCGCCGTCGAGGACGTGCTGGGAATCCTGCTGACCGAGTCGAACGTCCGAGTCCGTTACTCGCCGTCGTGCCTGCAGGCCATCCTCGAAGCCTACGACCTCGACCCCGACGACACCATCGCCGACCTCTTCGAGGCCGTTCAGGACGACCGCGGGATGGTCTTCCCGCCCGAGAACGTCTGA
- a CDS encoding TrmB family transcriptional regulator — MSVQRPTTRARELPSELESPRAKLVYLYLQPTAATLDELQSDLGLAKITLYSILRTLRERELVEKRNGEFAVVEKRNGEFAVVE; from the coding sequence ATGAGCGTTCAACGTCCGACGACACGAGCCCGAGAACTGCCGAGCGAACTGGAGTCGCCGCGAGCGAAGCTGGTCTACCTCTACCTCCAGCCCACGGCCGCTACCCTCGACGAACTTCAGTCGGACCTCGGGCTGGCGAAGATCACGCTGTACAGCATCCTCCGGACGCTTCGGGAGCGGGAATTGGTCGAGAAGCGCAACGGCGAGTTCGCGGTCGTCGAGAAGCGCAACGGCGAGTTCGCGGTCGTCGAGTAG
- a CDS encoding ubiquinol-cytochrome c reductase iron-sulfur subunit, translated as MADEEDKYPAESGRRRFVKGVVGSAALAGIGTAAAAGIDTATAPSGAGGGIIQYFGVENTDGPAPRSMPQIPVEIDDEGYLRGLWPEPEEVTEQGQTFTVAETQLGGITYTSEWFQYCGIQTAEGVRPDADQDNYFRYSGSAPYEWQQSEVDGGDRVHIDDFEDYESWGNGIGDDGIGKPALATWRSQDVSSAETLPIQLIRSERVEQMAENNQWIRASTQEGFIANLNKCTHFCCVPGFKTIAGSAQFGAADEIYCQCHQSVYDPFSIIQESFVALPRPEDE; from the coding sequence ATGGCCGACGAGGAGGATAAGTACCCCGCGGAGTCCGGACGGCGGCGCTTCGTGAAGGGCGTGGTCGGAAGCGCCGCGCTGGCCGGAATCGGCACCGCCGCGGCGGCGGGCATCGACACCGCGACCGCGCCCTCGGGCGCGGGCGGGGGAATCATCCAGTACTTCGGCGTCGAGAACACCGACGGTCCGGCACCGCGCTCGATGCCACAGATACCCGTCGAGATCGACGACGAGGGCTACCTCAGGGGCCTCTGGCCCGAACCGGAGGAGGTCACCGAGCAGGGCCAGACGTTCACCGTCGCCGAGACGCAACTCGGCGGAATCACCTACACCAGCGAGTGGTTCCAGTACTGCGGCATCCAGACCGCCGAAGGCGTCCGACCCGACGCCGACCAGGACAACTACTTCAGGTACTCCGGGTCGGCACCGTACGAGTGGCAACAGAGCGAGGTCGACGGCGGAGACAGGGTCCACATCGACGACTTCGAGGACTACGAGTCGTGGGGCAACGGCATCGGAGACGACGGCATCGGCAAGCCCGCGCTCGCCACATGGCGGTCTCAGGACGTCTCGTCGGCCGAGACGCTCCCCATCCAGCTCATCCGGAGCGAGCGCGTCGAGCAGATGGCCGAGAACAATCAGTGGATACGCGCCAGCACGCAGGAGGGGTTCATCGCCAACCTCAACAAATGCACCCACTTCTGTTGCGTGCCGGGGTTCAAGACGATTGCGGGGAGCGCGCAGTTCGGCGCGGCCGACGAGATTTACTGTCAGTGCCACCAGTCGGTGTACGACCCGTTCAGCATCATACAGGAGTCGTTCGTCGCGCTGCCGAGGCCCGAAGACGAGTAG